In Prunus dulcis unplaced genomic scaffold, ALMONDv2, whole genome shotgun sequence, a genomic segment contains:
- the LOC117613684 gene encoding uncharacterized protein LOC117613684 has protein sequence MRLGGESEPTRQHYWSQMGEKNRYNAVGVKDEEAYLDSGFSRSDWNPKITVGQIFSSKKTLLTELRLTALRGHFEFKVQFSCTKRLLVVCSQRPCPWRVQASRIGEYSFMIVRCTTVHECDLRFVSDKHRQATAALVASSLKRKLKDCRTIYTPSDIMRDVKHNFCCTIHYSKAWKARELALLSIRGSTEEAYYILPAYCYELERMNPGTKTDIRTDENNHFVYLFMAVGACIRGFRSSMRPDIAVDATHLKSKYKGVMFVANAFDGNRNIYPLAFGIGDLETDASWHWFFTKLHEAIGECPNLVIISDRNVSIENVWNKIFPTAQHGICFYHMKGNMKRTFKLKKRDHILMHFEKAAKSYSIAEFDCHFRKIKRKEHVAQYLEEAGLHKWSRAHMDGRRYNVMTTNIAESINSVLRFARMLPVVHLIGEIVNLLVKWFTERRELALNCTTTLCPNFGEKKLRNRLEDAARMNVVKVNNAQDNVLDGNMDGLVDLTNNSCSCRKFQLEQLPCKHVVAVCRFLKVSVYAKASRYYTRKTWMDAYSDSIYPVQPHGMWDTPEDV, from the coding sequence ATGCGTTTAGGAGGAGAATCTGAACCCACTCGTCAACATTATTGGAGTcaaatgggtgaaaaaaaTCGGTATAATGCAGTCGGtgtaaaagatgaagaagcatATTTGGACAGCGGGTTTTCCCGAAGCGATTGGAATCCGAAAATTACAGTTGGGcaaattttctctagtaaGAAAACATTGTTGACGGAGTTACGGTTGACGGCATTAAGAGGCCACTTTGAATTTAAGGTGCAATTCTCTTGCACTAAGaggttgcttgtggtttgttCTCAACGTCCATGCCCATGGCGGGTCCAAGCATCGAGAATTGGAGAATACAGCTTCATGATTGTGAGGTGTACAACTGTCCATGAATGTGATTTGAGGTTTGTAAGTGACAAGCATCGTCAAGCAACCGCAGCACTTGTAGCCAGTTCACTTAAAAGGAAGTTGAAGGATTGTCGGACAATATACACACCAAGTGACATTATGAGAGATGTGAAACACAACTTTTGTTGCACCATCCATTATTCGAAAGCTTGGAAAGCAAGGGAGTTAGCTCTATTGTCCATTAGAGGATCAACGGAGGAGGcatattatatccttccagctTATTGCTATGAATTGGAGCGTATGAATCCCGGCACAAAAACTGACATCCGAACTGATGAGAACAATCactttgtgtatttatttatggcgGTTGGCGCATGTATTAGAGGGTTCCGTTCTTCCATGCGCCCAGATATAGCCGTGGATGCCACTCATTTAAAATCCAAGTACAAGGGTGTTATGTTTGTAGCAAATGCATTCGATGGTAATCGAAATATATATCCTCTTGCttttgggatcggggatttggAGACGGATGCATCATGGCATTGGTTTTTCACTAAACTTCATGAAGCCATTGGTGAGTGTCCCAATCTTGTTATTATTTCTGATCGCAATGTTAGCATAGAGAATGTGTGGAACAAAATTTTTCCAACTGCACAACATGGCATATGCTTTTATCATATGAAGGGGAACATGAAACGAActttcaagttgaaaaagcGTGATCACATACTTATGCACTTTGAGAAGGCTGCGAAATCTTATTCCATTGCTGAATTTGATTGTCATTTTCGTAAGATCAAGCGAAAGGAACATGTTGCTCAATATCTTGAAGAGGCAGGGTTACATAAGTGGTCTAGAGCTCACATGGATGGACGCCGCTACAATGTAAtgacaacaaatattgcgGAGTCAATCAACTCAGTCCTTAGGTTTGCAAGAATGCTGCCAGTGGTTCATTTGATAGGGGAAATTGTTAATCTCCTTGTGAAATGGTTCACCGAACGTCGTGAGTTGGCTTTGAATTGCACAACAACATTGTGCCCCAATTTTGGAGAGAAGAAGTTGAGGAACAGGTTGGAGGATGCTGCAAGGATGAATGTGGTTAAAGTGAATAATGCACAGGATAATGTTTTGGACGGTAATATGGACGGCCTCGTAGATTTGACGAACAACAGTTGTAGTTGTAGAAAGTTTCAGCTTGAGCAGCTACCTTGCAAGCATGTAGTTGCAGTTTGCCGCTTCTTGAAAGTAAGTGTATATGCAAAGGCTTCTCGGTATTACACTCGAAAAACCTGGATGGATGCTTATTCGGATAGCATCTACCCGGTACAACCTCACGGAATGTGGGATACTCCTGAAGATGTTTGA
- the LOC117613683 gene encoding DNA repair protein XRCC3 homolog — translation MTPQNLMLLPLSTPKLSIGCPILDHCFGGGIACNSITELVGESGSGKTQLCLQLTVRAQLPPSHGGLGGSSIYIFTEFSFPFRRLQQLGNLYHASYPNLIRLEPLEDIYVHGVHDAQELIHVLGDIEAFIAIDHTHLPVKLIVIDSIAALFRSQYQISMGWRWLSPTKWWILLGHIME, via the coding sequence ATGACCCCCCAAAACCTCATGCTCCTTCCTCTTTCAACCCCTAAATTATCCATTGGATGCCCAATACTAGATCACTGCTTTGGGGGTGGGATAGCCTGCAACTCCATAACAGAATTAGTAGGGGAGAGTGGTTCTGGGAAGACGCAGCTTTGTCTCCAACTTACGGTACGAGCTCAGCTCCCACCCTCACATGGTGGACTAGGGGGCTCCTCCATCTACATATTCACAGAATTCAGCTTCCCATTTCGTCGATTGCAACAACTAGGCAACCTTTATCATGCATCATACCCCAACTTAATAAGGTTGGAGCCATTGGAAGACATATATGTTCATGGTGTTCATGATGCTCAAGAACTCATCCATGTCCTTGGAGACATAGAAGCATTTATTGCCATTGATCACACCCACCTACCTGTGAAACTCATTGTCATTGATTCCATTGCTGCATTGTTCCGATCACAGTATCAAATAAGTATGGGTTGGCGGTGGTTGTCACCAACCAAGTGGTGGATTTTATTGGGCCACATCATGGAGTGA